In Exiguobacterium sibiricum 7-3, a genomic segment contains:
- a CDS encoding DEAD/DEAH box helicase encodes MSKKPFTDFQLSTPILEAIEQLGYHTPTDVQQAVIPVALSEKDIIVKSRTGSGKTASFGIPLCELVEWEENKPQALILTPTRELALQVTEDVMNIGRYKRIKATAVFGKQPFRGQVAELKQKTHIVVGTPGRVLDHLERGTLSLEKVKYLVLDEADEMLNMGFLDQVDTILKQLPKQRTTMLFSATFPQDIHQLSDRYMQSPKEVEIMTKATEIAEIEHSYITVTDKTKFAVLKDVTVVENPDRCMIFCRTKEHVDFVAQGLASMDYPVEKIHGGMEQDERLAVMKAFRAGEFRYLVATDVAARGIDIENITHVIQYDMPVEKESYVHRTGRTGRAGALGKAISLVTESDMRRLREVEQYRGEAIERRQAPTEKELIRTADAFEEKITTADVRASKTEQLNAGIMKLYFNGGKKKKLRAVDFVGTIAKIEGMTAQDIGIITIQDTVTYVEILNGKGPLVLRAMKTTKVKGKQLKVYEAFKK; translated from the coding sequence ATGTCTAAAAAACCATTCACTGATTTTCAGCTCAGTACACCGATTCTAGAAGCAATCGAACAGCTCGGCTACCATACACCGACCGATGTCCAACAAGCAGTCATTCCGGTCGCTTTGTCGGAAAAAGATATCATCGTCAAATCACGGACCGGCAGCGGGAAGACGGCATCGTTCGGGATTCCGCTCTGTGAGCTCGTCGAGTGGGAAGAAAACAAACCACAGGCGTTGATCTTGACACCGACGCGCGAACTGGCCCTGCAAGTCACGGAAGATGTCATGAACATCGGTCGTTATAAACGAATTAAAGCGACAGCTGTGTTCGGGAAACAACCATTCCGCGGACAAGTCGCAGAATTAAAACAGAAGACACACATCGTTGTCGGAACGCCGGGACGTGTGCTCGATCACTTGGAGCGGGGCACGTTGTCGCTTGAAAAAGTGAAATATCTGGTCCTTGACGAGGCGGACGAGATGCTGAACATGGGCTTCCTCGATCAGGTCGATACGATTTTAAAACAATTGCCGAAACAGCGGACGACGATGCTGTTTTCGGCAACGTTCCCGCAGGACATCCATCAGTTGAGTGACCGTTACATGCAGTCACCGAAGGAAGTCGAAATCATGACAAAGGCAACGGAAATCGCAGAAATTGAACACAGTTACATTACGGTAACCGATAAAACGAAGTTTGCGGTCCTCAAAGACGTTACGGTCGTCGAAAATCCAGACCGATGCATGATTTTCTGCCGGACGAAAGAACACGTCGATTTCGTCGCACAAGGGTTGGCCTCGATGGATTATCCGGTTGAAAAAATTCACGGTGGCATGGAACAGGATGAGCGTCTCGCCGTCATGAAAGCCTTCCGTGCCGGTGAGTTCCGTTACCTCGTCGCGACAGACGTCGCAGCACGGGGCATCGATATTGAAAACATCACACACGTCATCCAGTATGACATGCCGGTCGAAAAGGAAAGTTATGTCCACCGGACAGGCCGGACGGGACGTGCCGGAGCACTCGGAAAAGCAATCAGTTTAGTGACGGAGTCGGATATGCGTCGTCTGCGTGAAGTCGAACAGTACCGCGGTGAGGCCATTGAAAGACGCCAAGCACCGACTGAAAAGGAACTGATTCGGACAGCGGATGCGTTTGAAGAGAAAATAACGACAGCTGACGTCCGGGCTTCGAAAACGGAACAGCTCAATGCCGGCATCATGAAATTGTATTTTAACGGCGGGAAGAAAAAGAAACTGCGTGCCGTTGATTTCGTCGGAACGATTGCGAAAATCGAAGGCATGACCGCGCAAGATATCGGAATCATCACGATTCAGGATACCGTCACGTACGTGGAAATCCTGAATGGAAAAGGTCCGCTTGTCTTACGCGCGATGAAGACGACAAAAGTCAAAGGCAAACAGTTGAAAGTGTACGAAGCGTTCAAAAAATAA
- a CDS encoding ABC transporter permease subunit translates to MMTIVWSLLKHNGKPITAYAVGTSLYLLMLAALYPSMMKTGLLEAKLQALPPEVLKAFQYDKVTGFNNVLDLLGGNYYGLIFQIIASLFLLSLAARLLARPIDNGELILYLAAPITRHQYTASAMIVMLVASTCLVLCNTFVLLLADWFVSGVSIDGMTLVRFQVNALFLLYAIGGFTLCIATLFDDERRAFSIAGSVLVLSIVLTIGAGLSEKTDWMRYGSIFSLFNTQQLLEGTEHFFLHLLLLASISVLFHLGAFVSFRKRSLSI, encoded by the coding sequence ATGATGACGATCGTTTGGTCCTTACTCAAGCATAACGGGAAACCAATCACCGCATACGCGGTCGGGACGAGTCTGTATCTATTGATGCTTGCCGCACTTTATCCCTCGATGATGAAGACGGGATTGCTGGAAGCAAAGCTCCAAGCACTGCCACCGGAAGTTTTAAAAGCCTTCCAATACGATAAAGTGACAGGTTTTAATAACGTGCTCGATTTACTGGGCGGGAATTATTACGGACTGATTTTTCAAATCATCGCGTCCCTGTTCTTATTATCGCTTGCTGCACGACTGCTCGCACGGCCGATTGATAACGGAGAATTGATTTTATACCTCGCAGCTCCGATTACGCGTCACCAATATACAGCATCGGCGATGATTGTGATGCTCGTCGCGAGTACATGCCTAGTGTTATGCAATACGTTCGTTTTACTGCTCGCTGACTGGTTTGTTTCCGGGGTTTCAATTGACGGTATGACGCTGGTCCGCTTTCAAGTAAACGCACTCTTCCTACTGTATGCCATCGGAGGGTTCACGTTGTGTATCGCCACGTTATTTGATGATGAACGACGTGCCTTTTCGATTGCCGGCAGTGTACTCGTGCTGTCGATTGTCCTGACGATCGGAGCCGGTCTCAGTGAAAAAACGGACTGGATGCGTTACGGCTCGATTTTCAGCCTGTTTAATACACAGCAATTATTAGAAGGAACCGAGCACTTCTTTTTACATCTCCTGCTGTTAGCGAGTATCAGTGTGTTGTTCCATCTCGGAGCCTTTGTCAGTTTTCGGAAACGAAGTTTGTCGATTTGA
- a CDS encoding nitroreductase family protein, translated as MTTQTTTDFMEIVKGRRSIRNYDTNVKISKEEMTQILKEATLAPSSVNMQPWRFLVIDSAEGKATLAPLAKFNQVQVETSSAVIAVFGDMNAIDQLENIYDTAVAQGLMPQEVRDRQVPAIQGMYESVPASALKDSILIDSGLVSMQLMLVARAHGYDTNPIGGYEKDQIAEAFGMEKDRYVPVMLLSIGKAVDTGYPSVRLPINDITDWK; from the coding sequence TAAAGGACGCCGCTCGATCCGTAACTATGACACAAACGTTAAGATTTCAAAAGAAGAAATGACACAGATCCTTAAAGAAGCAACACTTGCCCCGTCTTCTGTCAACATGCAACCATGGCGTTTCCTCGTCATCGACAGTGCAGAAGGAAAAGCGACGCTTGCTCCACTCGCTAAATTCAACCAAGTCCAAGTCGAGACATCATCTGCTGTCATCGCGGTCTTCGGTGACATGAACGCGATTGATCAACTCGAAAATATTTATGATACAGCAGTCGCACAAGGGCTCATGCCGCAAGAAGTCCGTGATCGTCAAGTACCGGCGATTCAAGGCATGTACGAAAGCGTACCAGCTAGCGCACTCAAAGACAGTATCTTGATTGATTCAGGTCTTGTCTCGATGCAATTGATGCTTGTTGCCCGTGCACACGGTTATGATACAAACCCAATCGGTGGTTATGAAAAAGATCAAATCGCGGAAGCATTCGGCATGGAAAAAGACCGTTACGTACCAGTTATGCTGTTATCAATCGGAAAAGCAGTCGACACAGGATACCCGTCGGTTCGCCTGCCGATCAACGACATCACAGACTGGAAATAA
- a CDS encoding ABC transporter ATP-binding protein, with amino-acid sequence MIHLQHVTKEFAPKRGLFDVSFTVEPGMVFGFIGPNGAGKSTAIRQLMGLIQADSGHATIGGYDCWNQSQDVKRIVGYLPGEINLPGDFTGEQVLHLMQQLHQSKPERQSALLEQFPFETKTKIRKMSKGMKQKLALVGCFMKDAPVYLLDEPTSGLDPLMQEHFLSLIDNERQRGKAILMSSHHFPEMEKSCDRAALIKEGRIIIESDIHELVRSSRKQYTIEFGLEAHAERFALQIGSQRVQNHVSFFTSNEQTLNQIIRLLTEYDVRAIQTSADDLEHVFLHYYSEEEPS; translated from the coding sequence ATGATTCATTTACAGCACGTGACGAAAGAATTTGCGCCGAAACGAGGTTTATTTGATGTCAGTTTCACGGTCGAACCGGGTATGGTGTTTGGTTTTATCGGACCGAACGGAGCCGGGAAATCAACGGCAATCCGTCAATTGATGGGCCTGATTCAAGCAGATTCCGGTCATGCGACCATCGGTGGATATGACTGTTGGAACCAATCACAGGATGTAAAACGAATTGTCGGCTATTTACCGGGGGAGATTAATTTGCCGGGTGATTTTACAGGCGAACAGGTCCTGCATTTGATGCAACAACTCCATCAAAGCAAACCGGAACGTCAATCGGCGTTGCTGGAACAGTTTCCCTTCGAGACGAAAACGAAAATTCGGAAGATGTCGAAAGGAATGAAACAAAAGTTGGCCTTAGTGGGCTGCTTCATGAAGGATGCTCCGGTCTATCTGCTTGATGAACCGACCAGTGGACTCGATCCCTTGATGCAGGAACATTTTTTAAGCTTGATTGACAACGAACGGCAGCGCGGAAAAGCGATTTTGATGAGTTCACATCATTTTCCGGAGATGGAAAAATCGTGTGATCGGGCAGCATTGATTAAAGAAGGGCGAATCATCATCGAGTCAGACATCCATGAGTTGGTCCGTTCGAGCCGGAAACAGTACACGATTGAATTTGGTCTGGAAGCACATGCGGAACGGTTTGCACTTCAAATCGGAAGTCAACGCGTTCAAAATCATGTTTCTTTTTTCACGAGCAACGAACAGACGCTGAATCAAATCATCCGTCTTTTAACCGAATATGATGTACGGGCGATTCAAACTTCAGCAGATGATTTAGAACATGTCTTCTTACATTATTATAGTGAGGAGGAACCATCATGA
- a CDS encoding NAD(P)/FAD-dependent oxidoreductase, with translation MYDVTIIGAGIAGIFLAHELMEQGQTVLLIDAGKPLAQRTKQEAYLGFGGLGKSEGKYNYSAGFGGELAEKLGAETTLRLMQQVDALLCRYGADEVESYSTSNPVLANRAKVAGLETIETTVRHLGTSLSERILRQLEAALHQYVTFRFETAVATIEQQADGFLLTTEHETFSSQRVVFATGRSGTTWMQQQLQTLGLVQNKTRLDLGIRIEMEETAFRTLLQDTFETKLAYASAAGTAVTYCMNPKGRIIRKHQEGLVMPDGQNFREQESGTTNLNFTLFLPRYFATLGEANHYAASVIGRINQGTDRIVVQRLDDLRAGHSTQPHALVENKVRPTLEATPGNLIEEVPDTDITVLLEFLDRLEHLLETPLSPDTLLYGMDGKFYAPVLSTSPVFETDIRGLYAIGDCSGVTHSLSQAAASGLHLGQHLTQKQPS, from the coding sequence ATGTATGATGTCACGATTATCGGTGCCGGTATCGCTGGAATCTTTTTAGCCCATGAACTGATGGAACAGGGACAGACGGTTCTATTGATTGATGCCGGAAAACCACTTGCGCAACGGACGAAACAGGAAGCCTACCTCGGTTTTGGCGGACTCGGTAAATCAGAAGGAAAATACAACTATTCTGCCGGATTCGGAGGTGAACTCGCCGAGAAACTTGGAGCAGAGACGACGCTCCGCCTGATGCAACAAGTCGATGCGCTCCTTTGCCGCTACGGAGCAGATGAAGTCGAGTCGTACTCCACGTCTAATCCCGTTTTAGCTAATCGGGCAAAAGTTGCCGGTCTTGAGACAATCGAAACGACGGTCCGGCATTTAGGGACATCACTATCGGAACGGATTTTAAGACAGCTCGAAGCCGCACTTCACCAATACGTTACCTTTCGTTTTGAGACGGCTGTTGCGACAATCGAACAGCAAGCGGACGGATTTCTGCTCACGACTGAACACGAAACATTTTCGAGTCAACGCGTCGTCTTCGCGACCGGACGTTCCGGTACGACCTGGATGCAGCAACAACTGCAAACGCTTGGATTAGTTCAAAATAAAACCCGTCTCGACCTCGGCATCCGGATCGAGATGGAGGAAACGGCATTCCGGACACTGTTACAGGATACATTCGAAACAAAATTGGCCTATGCGTCAGCAGCCGGAACGGCGGTCACGTACTGCATGAATCCGAAAGGACGAATCATACGCAAACATCAGGAGGGTCTCGTCATGCCGGACGGTCAGAATTTTCGCGAACAGGAGTCCGGAACGACCAACTTGAACTTCACGCTGTTTTTACCGCGTTATTTTGCGACACTCGGAGAAGCGAATCACTATGCCGCTTCCGTCATCGGACGCATCAACCAAGGGACGGACCGGATTGTCGTGCAACGGCTTGATGATTTGCGTGCCGGTCACTCTACACAGCCACATGCTCTCGTTGAAAATAAAGTCAGACCGACCCTGGAAGCGACACCCGGAAATCTGATCGAGGAAGTGCCCGATACCGACATCACGGTCTTGTTGGAATTTCTGGACCGACTTGAACACCTTCTCGAGACGCCACTCTCTCCGGATACGTTACTGTACGGTATGGATGGAAAATTTTATGCCCCGGTGTTGTCGACGTCTCCTGTCTTTGAAACGGATATCCGAGGATTGTATGCGATCGGTGATTGCTCCGGTGTGACACACTCGCTGTCGCAAGCAGCTGCGAGCGGACTTCATCTCGGACAGCACCTGACACAAAAACAGCCGTCTTAA
- a CDS encoding nitroreductase family protein, which translates to MTTQTTTDFMEIVKGRRSIRNYDTNVKISKEEMTQILEEATLAPSSVNMQPWRFLVIDSAEGKATLAPLAKFNQVQVETSSAVIAVFGDMNAVDSIDTIYDMAVEKGLMPQEVRDRQVPAIKGFYSPEDTDTLRDSILIDSGLVSMQLMLVARAHGYDTNPIGGYEKDQIAEAFGMDKDRYLPVMLLSIGKAVDAGYPSVRLPINDITDWK; encoded by the coding sequence ATGACAACTCAAACAACTACAGACTTTATGGAAATCGTTAAAGGACGCCGCTCAATCCGCAACTACGACACAAACGTCAAGATTTCAAAAGAAGAAATGACACAAATCCTTGAAGAAGCAACACTTGCTCCGTCTTCTGTCAACATGCAACCATGGCGTTTCCTTGTCATCGACAGTGCAGAAGGAAAAGCGACGCTTGCTCCACTCGCTAAATTCAACCAAGTCCAAGTCGAGACATCATCTGCTGTCATCGCTGTCTTCGGTGATATGAATGCAGTCGACAGCATCGATACAATCTATGATATGGCTGTTGAAAAAGGCTTGATGCCGCAAGAAGTCCGTGACCGCCAAGTCCCTGCCATCAAAGGTTTCTACAGCCCGGAAGATACAGATACACTTCGTGACAGCATCTTGATCGATTCAGGTCTCGTCTCAATGCAATTGATGCTTGTGGCACGTGCGCACGGTTATGATACAAACCCAATCGGCGGCTATGAAAAAGATCAAATCGCCGAAGCCTTCGGTATGGATAAAGACCGTTACCTTCCTGTCATGCTTCTTTCCATCGGGAAAGCAGTTGACGCTGGTTACCCATCGGTTCGTCTGCCAATCAACGACATCACAGACTGGAAATAA
- the rlmN gene encoding 23S rRNA (adenine(2503)-C(2))-methyltransferase RlmN, translating into MNKPSIYGLTLEQMTEWLSHQGHKPFRAKQVWDWLYRKRVTTFAEMTNVNKDCLELLDQSFAINSMTEAVKQESADGTIKFLFKLYDGSLIETVLMRHKYGLSVCVTTQVGCNIGCSFCASGLIKKSRDLSAGEIVEQIMNVQHHLDAVGKEERVSHVVVMGIGEPFDNFDNMVDFLNVIKDHNGLAIGARHITVSTSGLADKIYKFADLKLQVNLAISLHAPNNELRTQIMKINRAIPLEKLMPAIDYYVKTTNRKITIEYILLRGVNDQKAQAIELAKLFEDKRHLTYVNLIPYNPVDEHGQYQRSTSEDISAFYDTLKKNGLNCGVRLEHGTDIDAACGQLRSKQIKKDTVAAK; encoded by the coding sequence ATGAATAAACCATCCATTTATGGATTAACACTTGAGCAGATGACTGAATGGTTATCGCATCAAGGTCACAAACCGTTCCGAGCAAAACAAGTCTGGGATTGGTTGTATCGTAAACGTGTCACTACTTTCGCAGAAATGACGAATGTCAACAAGGATTGCCTTGAGTTGTTAGATCAGAGTTTTGCGATTAATTCAATGACGGAAGCCGTCAAGCAAGAATCAGCAGATGGAACAATCAAGTTCCTCTTCAAATTATATGACGGCAGCTTGATCGAAACGGTCTTGATGCGTCATAAGTACGGTTTGTCTGTCTGTGTCACGACACAAGTCGGCTGTAACATCGGCTGTAGCTTCTGCGCAAGTGGCTTGATCAAGAAGAGCCGTGATCTCTCGGCTGGAGAAATCGTCGAGCAAATCATGAACGTTCAGCATCACCTCGATGCTGTCGGTAAAGAAGAGCGTGTCAGCCACGTCGTCGTCATGGGTATCGGTGAGCCGTTTGATAACTTCGACAACATGGTCGATTTCTTGAACGTCATCAAAGATCATAACGGTCTTGCGATCGGTGCGCGTCACATCACGGTTTCGACAAGTGGACTCGCAGACAAAATCTACAAATTCGCAGATTTAAAACTTCAAGTCAACTTGGCGATTTCATTACATGCGCCAAACAACGAACTTCGGACACAAATCATGAAAATCAACCGTGCAATTCCGCTCGAGAAATTGATGCCTGCCATCGATTACTACGTTAAGACGACGAACCGGAAAATCACGATTGAGTACATCCTTTTACGTGGTGTCAACGACCAGAAAGCCCAAGCAATCGAGCTTGCGAAATTGTTCGAAGACAAACGTCATTTGACGTACGTCAACTTGATTCCGTATAACCCGGTTGACGAGCACGGTCAATACCAACGCAGTACGTCAGAAGATATTTCAGCATTCTACGACACGTTGAAAAAGAACGGTCTCAACTGTGGTGTCCGTCTTGAACACGGTACGGATATCGATGCGGCATGTGGTCAGCTCCGCAGTAAACAAATCAAAAAAGATACAGTCGCAGCAAAATAA